The following proteins are encoded in a genomic region of Candidatus Effluviviaceae Genus I sp.:
- a CDS encoding DUF5320 domain-containing protein, with the protein MSCCETGGGHGMSHGRGSDDCCCCCGCGASFHRRFISRKEEREMLERYRDELKLELQGLEERLKELGA; encoded by the coding sequence ATGAGCTGCTGTGAGACGGGCGGCGGGCACGGGATGAGCCACGGGCGCGGGTCGGACGACTGCTGCTGTTGCTGCGGGTGCGGAGCGTCGTTCCACCGGAGGTTCATCTCCCGCAAGGAGGAGCGGGAGATGCTCGAGCGCTACCGGGATGAGCTCAAGCTCGAACTCCAGGGACTCGAGGAGCGGCTGAAGGAGCTGGGGGCATAG